The following coding sequences are from one Virgibacillus necropolis window:
- the dapG gene encoding aspartate kinase produces MTILVQKFGGTSLQTPASITNVISHIKHAIEGQYKLVVVVSALGRKPDPYATDTLLSLANQANQFHSKREKDLLMSCGEIIASVVLSNELQNNHIKSIALTGAQAGITTTSDFTEAKIKSVNTTRIVNELENHDVVVVAGFQGQTSAGEVTTIGRGGSDTTAAVLGAALNAEKVEIFTDVNGIMTADPRIVKSARQLKVVSYTEICNFANQGAKVIHPRAVEIAMGANIPLHVRSTYSIENGTLVTSAGIREIPDQPITGIAHMLELTQIKIKNREKMHRHHSDIFKEIEDAGISVDFSTISSTDLLLTIPKVYTQTAVDCITNLDCQPQVIENCARISVVGGGLMGVTVASGIVQVLTEKGIEVLQSAESHTSNRVLVYEKDLMDAVNVLHDSFNLSQTLESGIK; encoded by the coding sequence ATGACAATTTTAGTTCAGAAATTTGGGGGAACCTCCTTACAAACACCGGCAAGCATTACTAATGTGATTTCCCATATTAAACATGCAATAGAAGGTCAATATAAGTTAGTTGTTGTTGTTTCAGCTTTGGGGCGTAAGCCTGATCCATATGCTACAGATACCTTACTAAGTCTAGCTAACCAAGCTAACCAATTTCATTCAAAACGGGAAAAGGACTTATTGATGTCATGCGGTGAAATAATTGCTAGTGTAGTGTTGTCTAATGAGCTACAAAATAATCATATTAAGTCAATTGCGCTTACTGGTGCACAAGCAGGCATTACGACTACATCTGATTTTACAGAAGCAAAAATTAAAAGTGTAAATACTACTCGCATAGTAAACGAATTGGAAAACCATGATGTGGTAGTAGTTGCGGGCTTCCAGGGGCAAACTTCTGCTGGTGAAGTCACAACGATTGGTAGAGGTGGAAGTGATACGACTGCGGCAGTCCTTGGAGCTGCACTAAACGCTGAAAAGGTTGAAATTTTCACAGACGTTAACGGAATCATGACGGCGGATCCGAGAATAGTTAAATCTGCAAGGCAATTAAAAGTTGTATCGTATACGGAAATTTGTAATTTCGCAAATCAAGGAGCAAAAGTGATTCATCCAAGAGCAGTTGAAATTGCTATGGGGGCAAATATCCCATTACATGTACGCTCAACTTATTCAATAGAAAATGGAACATTGGTGACTAGTGCAGGAATAAGGGAAATACCTGACCAGCCGATTACTGGTATTGCTCATATGCTTGAATTAACCCAGATCAAAATTAAAAATCGAGAGAAAATGCATCGTCATCATTCAGATATTTTTAAAGAGATTGAAGATGCTGGAATTTCGGTTGACTTTTCTACCATATCTTCAACCGATTTACTTCTCACGATTCCAAAAGTATATACGCAAACAGCAGTAGACTGTATAACAAACTTGGATTGTCAACCACAAGTAATCGAAAACTGTGCAAGAATATCAGTGGTTGGAGGTGGCTTGATGGGGGTTACAGTAGCATCTGGAATAGTGCAAGTACTTACTGAAAAAGGTATCGAAGTATTGCAATCAGCTGAAAGTCATACCAGTAATAGGGTATTAGTTTACGAGAAAGACTTAATGGATGCGGTTAATGTATTGCATGATTCGTTTAATTTGAGTCAAACGTTAGAATCAGGTATAAAATAA